The following proteins are encoded in a genomic region of Tenacibaculum sp. 190524A05c:
- a CDS encoding efflux RND transporter periplasmic adaptor subunit, with the protein MFKKSFLLIILTIAACGKENKTSQEEEIQLKVVSKGTSVEVVKVSDSVFNKQLWVNGKIEAVKKAELRFQASNQLSSVKVANGDYVKQHQIIGVLENSLLKNNMQKATIELQKAQNKLAAEKINYGKQNITPSILKNLEIKSGVIEARNNLERAKIEYDQTFLKAPFSAIVANIEKREGDYIGTADAFCTVINPNALEVSFAVLENEYQFIAKNQEVEVRGYNAKQKSFKGRITEVNPLVDENGLIKVTATIIDKNTGLLDGMNVKILINHPLHNVVIIPKSALVLRSNREVVFTIENNLAKWNYVEIAGENSDSYAVKKGLKGTDTVIISGNLNLAHNTKVIAE; encoded by the coding sequence ATGTTTAAAAAATCCTTTCTATTAATAATTTTAACAATAGCTGCTTGTGGAAAAGAGAATAAAACTTCTCAGGAAGAAGAAATTCAGTTGAAAGTGGTTAGCAAAGGAACTTCGGTCGAAGTTGTAAAAGTTTCAGATTCAGTTTTCAATAAACAACTTTGGGTTAATGGGAAAATTGAGGCTGTTAAAAAAGCAGAACTACGTTTTCAAGCATCCAATCAATTGTCTTCCGTAAAGGTTGCTAATGGAGATTATGTAAAGCAACATCAAATCATTGGAGTTTTAGAAAATAGTTTACTAAAAAACAATATGCAAAAAGCCACAATCGAACTTCAAAAAGCACAGAATAAACTTGCAGCAGAAAAAATTAATTACGGCAAACAGAACATTACTCCGAGTATTTTAAAAAACTTAGAAATTAAAAGTGGAGTTATTGAGGCGAGGAATAATTTAGAAAGAGCTAAAATTGAGTATGATCAAACTTTTTTAAAAGCTCCGTTTTCAGCAATAGTGGCGAATATTGAAAAAAGAGAAGGAGATTATATCGGAACGGCTGATGCTTTTTGTACAGTGATTAATCCTAATGCATTAGAAGTTTCGTTTGCAGTACTAGAAAACGAGTATCAATTTATAGCTAAAAATCAAGAGGTTGAAGTCCGAGGTTACAACGCTAAACAAAAATCGTTTAAAGGAAGGATTACGGAAGTAAACCCGTTAGTTGATGAAAACGGATTAATAAAAGTTACAGCTACGATTATAGATAAAAATACAGGGTTATTAGATGGAATGAACGTAAAGATTTTAATTAATCATCCTTTGCACAATGTGGTGATTATACCCAAATCAGCATTGGTACTAAGGTCAAATAGAGAGGTAGTTTTTACTATAGAAAATAACTTAGCCAAATGGAATTATGTTGAAATAGCCGGAGAAAATAGTGATAGTTATGCTGTTAAAAAAGGCTTAAAAGGTACCGACACTGTTATTATTTCTGGTAACCTTAACTTAGCACATAATACAAAAGTTATAGCTGAATAA
- a CDS encoding DUF1573 domain-containing protein, with protein MSVAKPTQKEITKYADLVFDTKLIKFDSVKKGKMVSAKYVFSNPSADTLKLDYVNPECICTSYEVSSHVIPPNDKGEITLNLDTTHKIGETKINAVVKANTKTKFYKIILKVNVID; from the coding sequence GTGAGTGTAGCTAAACCAACTCAAAAAGAAATAACTAAGTATGCTGATTTAGTTTTTGATACAAAACTTATTAAGTTTGACTCGGTGAAAAAAGGAAAAATGGTTTCTGCTAAGTATGTTTTTTCAAACCCTAGTGCAGATACTTTGAAGTTAGATTATGTAAATCCTGAGTGTATTTGTACAAGTTATGAGGTTTCTTCTCATGTAATTCCTCCAAATGATAAAGGAGAAATTACTTTAAATTTGGATACTACACACAAAATAGGAGAAACTAAAATTAACGCAGTTGTAAAAGCAAATACAAAAACTAAGTTCTATAAAATAATACTAAAAGTAAACGTTATAGATTAG